One window of the Salminus brasiliensis chromosome 1, fSalBra1.hap2, whole genome shotgun sequence genome contains the following:
- the LOC140549175 gene encoding myosin heavy chain, fast skeletal muscle-like, with protein MSTDAEMAVYGKAAIYLRKPEKERIEAQNKPFDAKSACYVADAKELYLKATIKSRDGGKVTVELLNNKEERTVKEDDVSPMNPPKFDKIEDMAMMTHLNEASVLYNLKERYAAWMIYTYSGLFCATVNPYKWLPVYDAEVVAAYRGKKRMEAPPHIFSVSDNAYQFMLTDRENQSVLITGESGAGKTVNTKRVIQYFATVAVQGDKKKEQASGKMQGSLEDQIIAANPLLEAYGNAKTVRNDNSSRFGKFIRIHFGTSGKLASADIETYLLEKSRVTFQLPDERGYHIFYQMMTNHKPELIEMTLITTNPYDFPMCSQGQITVASIDDKEELVATDTAIDILGFSAEEKMGIYKFTGAVLHHGNMKFKQKQREEQAEPDGTEEADKIAYLLGLNSAEMLKALCYPRVKVGNEFVTKGQTVPQVYNAVSALSKSIYERMFLWMVIRINQMLDTKQARNFFIGVLDIAGFEIFDFNSMEQLCINFTNEKLQQFFNHHMFVLEQEEYKKEGIVWEFIDFGMDLAACIELIEKPMGIFSILEEECMFPKATDTSFKNKLYDQHLGKCNAFQKPKPAKGKAEAHFSLVHYAGTVDYNIAGWLDKNKDPLNESVVQLYQKSSVKLLATLYPPVVEETGGGKKGGKKKGGSMQTVSSQFRENLGKLMTNLRSTHPHFVRCLIPNESKTPGLMENFLVIHQLRCNGVLEGIRICRKGFPSRILYGDFKQRYKVLNASVIPEGQFIDNKKASEKLLGSIDVDHDQYRFGHTKVFFKAGLLGTLEEMRDEKLASLVTMTQALCRGYLMRREFVKMMERRESIYTLQYNIRSFMNVKHWPWMKVYYKIKPLLKSAETEKELANMKEDFIKCKEDLAKAEAKKKELEEKMVSLLQEKNDLQLQVASESENLSDAEERCEGLIKSKIQLEAKLKETTERLEDEEEINAELTAKKRKLEDECSELKKDIDDLELTLAKVEKEKHATENKVKNLTEEMTAQDESIGKLTKEKKALQEAHQQTLDDLQAEEDKVNTLTKSKTKLEQQVDDLEGSLEQEKKLRMDLERAKRKLEGDLKLSQESIMDLENDKQQSDEKLKKKDFEISQLLSKIEDEQSLGAQLQKKIKELQARIEELEEEIEAERAARAKVEKQRADLSRELEEISERLEEAGGATAAQIEMNKKREAEFQKLRRDLEESTLQHEATAAALRKKQADSVAELGEQIDNLQRVKQKLEKEKSEYKMEIDDLSSNMEAVAKAKANLEKMCRTLEDQLSEIKTKNDENLRQINDLSAQKARLQTENGEFGRQLEEKESLVSQLTRGKQAFTQQIDELKRQIEEEVKAKNALAHGLQSARHDCDLLREQFEEEQEAKAELQRSMSKANSEVAQWRSKYETDAIQRTEELEESKKKLAQRLQEAEEQIEAVNSKCASLEKTKQRLQGEVEDLMIDVERANALAANLDKKQRNFDKVLAEWKQKYEEGQAELEGAQKEARALSTELFKMKNSYEEALDQLETLKRENKNLQQEISDLTEQIGETGKSIHELEKAKKTVETEKAEIQTALEEAEGTLEHEESKILRVQLELNQVKGEIDRKLAEKDEEIEQIKRNSQRVIESMQSTLDSEVRSRNDALRIKKKMEGDLNEMEIQLSHANRQASEAQKQLRNVQGQLKDAQLHLDDALRGQEDMKEQVAMVERRNTLMLAEIEELRAALEQTERGRKVAEQELVDASERVGLLHSQNTSLVNSKKKLEADLVQIQSEVDDTVQEARNAEDKAKKAITDAAMMAEELKKEQDTSAHLERMKKNLEVTVKDLQHRLDEAENLAMKGGKKQLQKLESRVRELEAEVEAEQRRGVDAVKGVRKYERRVKELTYQTEEDKKNLTRLQDLVDKLQLKVKAYKRQAEEAEEQANGHLSKLRKVQHDLEEAEERADIAESQVNKLRAKSRDSGKVR; from the exons ATGAGTACGGACGCGGAGATGGCCGTTTACGGCAAAGCTGCCATCTACCTCCGAAAGCCTGAGAAGGAGAGAATTGAGGCTCAAAACAAGCCCTTTGATGCAAAGAGTGCTTGCTATGTAGCTGATGCAAAAGAGCTGTACCTGAAGGCTACAATCAAGAGCAGAGACGGTGGCAAAGtcactgttgaactgctcaACAACAAGGAG GAGAGAACAGTTAAGGAGGATGATGTCAGCCCCATGAATCCTCCCAAATTCGACAAGATTGAGGACATGGCCATGATGACCCATCTCAATGAAGCCTCTGTGCTCTATAACCTCAAAGAGCGTTATGCAGCATGGATGATCTAC ACCTACTCTGGATTGTTCTGCGCTACTGTGAACCCCTACAAGTGGCTCCCAGTGTATGATGCAGAAGTGGTGGCTGCCTACAGAGGCAAAAAGcgcatggaggccccaccccacatcttctctgtctctgacaATGCCTATCAGTTCATGCTCACTG ACAGGGAGAACCAGTCTGTCCTGATTAC CGGAGAATCCGGTGCTGGAAAGACTGTGAACACCAAGCGTGTCATCCAGTACTTTGCCACAGTTGCAGTACAAGGTGACAAGAAGAAGGAGCAAGCTTCCGGCAAAATGCAG GGATCTCTTGAGGATCAGATCATTGCTGCTAACCCTCTGCTTGAGGCCTATGGTAATGCCAAGACTGTGAGAAATGACAACTCCTCTCGTTTT GGTAAATTCATCAGAATCCACTTTGGCACAAGTGGCAAACTGGCCAGTGCTGATATTGAGACCT ATCTGCTGGAGAAGTCTAGAGTAACATTCCAGCTTCCAGATGAGAGAGGCTACCACATCTTCTACCAGATGATGACCAACCATAAGCCTGAGTTGATTG AAATGACACTCATCACCACCAACCCCTATGACTTCCCCATGTGCAGTCAGGGTCAGATCACAGTGGCAAGCATTGATGACAAGGAAGAGCTGGTTGCCACAGAT ACTGCTATTGACATTCTGGGCTTCAGTGCTGAGGAGAAGATGGGCATCTACAAATTTACCGGAGCTGTCCTCCATCATGGTAACATGAAGTTCAAGCAAAAGCAGCGTGAGGAGCAGGCTGAGCCTGACGGCACAGAGG AGGCTGACAAAATTGCCTATCTTCTGGGCTTGAACTCAGCTGAAATGCTGAAGGCTTTGTGCTACCCAAGAGTGAAGGTCGGAAATGAGTTTGTCACAAAGGGGCAGACCGTGCCACAg GTGTACAATGCTGTCAGCGCCTTGTCCAAATCCATCTATGAGAGGATGTTCTTGTGGATGGTCATTCGTATCAACCAGATGTTGGACACAAAACAAGCCAGAAATTTCTTCATTGGTGTGCTGGACATTGCTGGATTTGAAATCTTTGAT tTCAACAGCATGGAGCAGCTGTGTATCAACTTCACCAATGAGAAGCTGCAGCAGTTCTTCAACCACCACATGTTCGTCCTGGAGCAAGAAGAGTACAAAAAGGAGGGCATTGTCTGGGAGTTCATTGACTTCGGCATGGACTTGGCCGCTTGCATTGAGCTCATTGAGAAA CCCATGGGTATCTTCTCCATCCTTGAAGAGGAGTGCATGTTCCCCAAGGCTACAGACACCAGCTTCAAGAACAAGCTGTATGATCAGCATCTTGGAAAGTGCAATGCTTTCCAGAAGCCCAAGCCTGCCAAAGGCAAGGCTGAAGCCCACTTCTCCCTGGTTCACTATGCTGGTACTGTGGACTACAacattgctggctggctggataAGAACAAGGACCCACTGAACGAGTCTGTTGTGCAGCTGTACCAGAAGTCCTCAGTGAAACTGCTTGCTACCCTCTACCCACCCGTTGTTGAAG AGACTGGTGGCGGCAAGAAGGGAGGCAAGAAGAAGGGTGGTTCCATGCAGACTGTGTCCTCACAGTTTAGg GAGAACTTGGGCAAGCTGATGACCAACTTGAGGAGCACACATCCTCACTTTGTGCGTTGCCTGATTCCCAATGAGTCTAAGACTCCAG GTCTCATGGAGAACTTCCTGGTTATCCACCAGCTGAGATGTAACGGTGTGCTGGAAGGTATCAGAATCTGCAGAAAGGGATTCCCCAGCAGAATCCTTTATGGTGACTTCAAACAAAG ATACAAAGTGCTGAATGCCAGTGTCATCCCTGAAGGCCAGTTTATTGACAACAAGAAGGCCAGTGAGAAGCTTCTAGGGTCCATTGATGTTGACCATGACCAGTACAGATTTGGACACACTAAG GTGTTCTTCAAAGCTGGTCTGCTTGGTACTCTTGAAGAGATGCGAGATGAGAAACTGGCTAGTCTGGTCACAATGACTCAGGCTCTTTGCCGTGGATACCTCATGAGAAGGGAGTTTGTCAAGATGATGGAGAGgag GGAATCCATTTATACCCTCCAGTACAACATCCGCTCATTCATGAATGTCAAACACTGGCCATGGATGAAGGTGTACTACAAGATCAAGCCTCTGCTGAAGAGTGCTGAGACCGAGAAGGAACTGGCTAACATGAAAGAGGACTTTATCAAATGCAAAGAAGATCTGGCCAAAGCTGAGGCCAAAAAGAAGGAGCTTGAGGAGAAAATGGTGTCACTGCTGCAAGAGAAGAATGATCTGCAGCTTCAAGTGGCATCT GAATCTGAGAATCTTTCAGATGCTGAGGAGAGATGTGAGGGTCTGATTAAGAGCAAAATCCAGCTTGAGGCTAAACTCAAAGAGACCACTGAGAGACTGGAGGATGAAGAAGAAATCAACGCTGAGCTGACTGCTAAGAAGAGGAAACTGGAGGATGAGTGCTCAGAGTTGAAGAAGGACATTGATGACTTGGAGCTTACCTTGGCTAAAGTGGAGAAGGAGAAACACGCCACTGAAAACAAG GTCAAGAACCTCACTGAGGAGATGACAGCCCAAGATGAGAGCATTGGTAAACTCACAAAGGAGAAGAAAGCCCTCCAAGAGGCACACCAGCAAACTCTTGATGATCTTCAGGCAGAGGAGGACAAAGTCAACACTCTGACCAAGTCCAAGACTAAGCTTGAGCAACAAGTGGATGAT CTGGAGGGTTCTCTGGAGCAAGAGAAGAAGCTCCGTATGGACCTGGAGAGAGCCAAGAGAAAGCTTGAGGGTGACCTGAAATTGTCTCAGGAATCCATCATGGACCTGGAGAATGACAAGCAGCAGTCTGATGAGAAGCTGAAGAA GAAAGACTTTGAAATAAGCCAGCTTCTTAGCAAGATTGAAGATGAGCAGTCTCTGGGTGCTCAGCTTCAGAAGAAGATCAAGGAACTTCAG GCTCGTAttgaggagctggaggaagagaTTGAGGCTGAGCGTGCTGCTCGTGCCAAGGTTGAGAAGCAGAGAGCTGATCTGTCCAGGGAACTTGAGGAGATCAGCGAGAGGCTTGAGGAGGCTGGAGGAGCAACTGCTGCTCAGATTGAGATGAACAAGAAGCGTGAAGCTGAGTTCCAGAAGCTGCGTCGTGATCTGGAAGAGTCCACTCTGCAGCATGAGGCAACTGCCGCTGCCCTCCGCAAGAAGCAGGCCGACAGCGTGGCTGAGCTTGGAGAACAAATCGACAACCTCCAGCGTGTCAAGCAGAAGCttgagaaagaaaagagtgaATACAAAATGGAGATTGATGATCTCTCCAGCAACATGGAGGCTGTTGCTAAGGCCAAG GCAAATCTTGAGAAGATGTGCAGAACCCTTGAGGATCAACTGAGTGAAATCAAGACCAAAAATGATGAGAATTTGCGCCAAATCAATGACCTCAGTGCTCAGAAGGCTAGGCTCCAGACTGagaatg GTGAGTTTGGACGCcagctggaggagaaagagTCTCTGGTGTCTCAGCTGACCAGAGGCAAACAGGCTTTCACTCAGCAAATCGATGAGCTTAAGAGACAGATTGAGGAGGAGGTTAAG GCTAAGAATGCCCTGGCCCACGGACTGCAGTCTGCTCGTCATGACTGTGACCTTCTCAGGGAGCAGTTTGAGGAGGAGCAGGAAGCAAAGGCTGAGCTTCAACGTTCAATGTCCAAGGCCAACAGTGAGGTTGCCCAGTGGAGGTCTAAATATGAAACTGATGCCATCCAGCGCACTGAGGAGCTTGAAGAGTCCAA GAAGAAGCTTGCACAGCGTCTGCAGGAGGCTGAGGAACAAATTGAGGCCGTGAACTCCAAGTGTGCCTCTCTAGAGAAGACTAAGCAGAGACTCCAGGGTGAGGTGGAGGACCTCATGATTGATGTGGAGAGAGCCAATGCCTTGGCTGCCAACCTTGACAAGAAACAGAGGAACTTTGACAAG GTGTTGGCAGAATGGAAGCAGAAGTATGAGGAGGGTCAGGCAGAGCTGGAGGGAGCCCAGAAGGAGGCTCGTGCTCTCAGCACTGAGCTCTTCAAGATGAAGAACTCTTATGAGGAAGCTCTTGACCAACTGGAGACCCtcaagagagagaacaagaatcTGCAAC AGGAGATCTCAGACCTGACTGAACAGATTGGTGAGACTGGAAAGAGCATTCATGAGCTGGAGAAGGCCAAGAAGACAGTAGAGACTGAGAAGGCAGAGATTCAGACTGCCCTGGAAGAGGCTGAG GGCACTCTGGAGCATGAGGAGTCCAAGATTCTTCGTGTCCAGCTTGAGCTCAACCAGGTCAAGGGTGAGATTGACAGGAAGCTTGCAGAGAAGGATGAGGAGATTGAGCAGATCAAGAGGAACAGCCAGAGAGTGATTGAATCCATGcagagcactctggactctgaggtCAGGAGCAGGAATGATGCTTTGAGAATCAAGAAGAAGATGGAAGGAGATCTCAATGAGATGGAAATTCAGCTGAGCCACGCTAATCGCCAAGCTTCCGAAGCCCAGAAACAGCTGAGGAATGTGCAGGGACAACTGAAG GATGCCCAACTGCACCTTGATGATGCTCTGAGGGgacaagaagacatgaaggagcAGGTGGCCATGGTGGAGCGTAGGAACACTCTGATGTTGGCTGAAATTGAGGAGCTCAGAGCAGCCCTggagcagacagagagaggtcgTAAGGTAGCTGAGCAAGAGCTGGTGGATGCTAGTGAGCGTGTTGGACTGCTTCACTCTCAG AACACAAGTCTGGTGAACTCTAAGAAGAAGCTTGAGGCTGACCTTGTTCAAATCCAAAGTGAGGTTGACGACACTGTGCAGGAAGCAAGAAATGCAGAGGATAAGGCCAAGAAAGCCATCACTGAT GCTGCCATGATGGCAGAGGAACTCAAAAAGGAGCAGGACACCAGTGCTCACCTTGAGAGGATGAAGAAGAACCTTGAGGTCACAGTGAAGGACCTGCAGCACCGCCTGGATGAGGCTGAGAATCTGGCCATGAAGGGTGGAAAGAAACAACTCCAGAAACTGGAGTCCAGG GTGCGCGAGCTGGAAGCTGAGGTTGAGGCTGAACAGAGACGTGGAGTTGATGCTGTTAAGGGTGTCCGCAAATACGAGAGAAGAGTGAAGGAACTTACTTACCAG ACTGAGGAAGACAAGAAGAATCTCACCAGACTCCAGGATCTGGTTGACAAGCTGCAGCTGAAGGTCAAGGCTTACAAGAGACAAGCTGAGGAGGCT GAGGAACAAGCCAATGGCCACCTGTCCAAGCTCAGGAAGGTGCAACATGACCTGGAAGAGGCTGAAGAGCGTGCTGACATTGCTGAGTCTCAGGTCAACAAGCTCAGAGCCAAGAGCCGTGATAGTGGCAAGGTGAGGTAG